One genomic region from Leptolyngbyaceae cyanobacterium JSC-12 encodes:
- a CDS encoding methionine synthase (B12-dependent) (IMG reference gene:2510096686~PFAM: Pterin binding enzyme; Vitamin B12 dependent methionine synthase, activation domain; B12 binding domain; Homocysteine S-methyltransferase~TIGRFAM: 5-methyltetrahydrofolate--homocysteine methyltransferase), translating to MRSPFLERLHHPDRPVIVFDGAMGTNLQVQNLTAEDFGGAEYEGCNEYLIFTKPEAVAKVHRDFLAAGADVIETNTFGATSIVLAEYNLADQAYELNKAAAELAKQVTAEFSTSEKPRFVAGSIGPTTKLPTLGHIDYDTMKTSFAEQAEGLWDGGVDLFIVETCQDVLQIKAALNGIEDVFARKGGRRPLMVSVTMEIQGTMLVGSDVAAMLTILEPYPIDILGLNCATGPDRMAEHIKYLSQHSPFVISCIPNAGIPENIGGHAHYKLTPIELRMALMRFVEDLGVQVIGGCCGTRPDHIYQLAEIAETLKPKERLVRGRSQPSAISSQEGVEVDALKGEKTQPTPSPNLPIPPNPRPALGYIPSAASIYTTQPYDQDNSFLIVGERLNASGSKKVRELLNAEDWDGLVAVARSQVREGAHILDVNVDYVGRDGERDMHELVSRLVTNVNLPLMLDSTEWEKMEAGLKVAGGKCILNSTNYEDGEPRFLKVLELAKRYGAGVVVGTIDEDGMARTAEKKFAIAQRAYRQALEFGIPAHELFFDTLALPISTGIEEDRENGKATIEAIRMIRDNLPGCHILLGVSNISFGLSPAARIVLNSMFLHEAVRAGMDGAIVSAAKILPLAKIDPHHQEVCRQLIYDQRQFEGDVCIYDPLTQLTTLFEGVSTQEARSKDSLTALPIEERLKRHIIDGERIGLEEALTEALKLYKPLDIINTFLLDGMKVVGDLFGSGQMQLPFVLQSAETMKAAVAHLEPFMEKSETSSSKGVFLIATVKGDVHDIGKNLVDIILTNNGYRVINLGIKQPVENIIEAYQEHQADCIAMSGLLVKSTAFMKENLEVFNERGITVPVILGGAALTPKFVYEDCQNTYKGQVIYGKDAFADLHFMDKLMSAKAEGRWDDLKGFLGEAQAEGGEDTEDRAVEEALSSLPSPLSSSSPTPIPKTLFTEEDTVRSEAIASDIPRPTPPFWGTRILTNSEIPWEEVFWHLDLQALIAGQWQFRKPREQSREEYDQFLAEKVYPILERWKVRIVEDNLLDPQVVYGYFPCQSEGNSVHIYDPVLLSHSPIPPSPDSLTPLVTWKFPRQKSLRRYCIADFFASKESGHLDVFPMQAVTAGHKATEYAQTLFKADNYTDYLYFHGLSVQIAEALAEWTHARIRRELGYGDLEPENIRDMLAQRYQGSRYSFGYPACPDIQCQYAQLELLGADRIGMYMDESEQLYPEQSTTAIVAYHPAAKYFSA from the coding sequence ATGCGTAGCCCATTTCTTGAGCGTCTTCATCATCCCGATCGCCCCGTCATCGTCTTCGATGGAGCAATGGGAACCAATCTCCAGGTGCAAAACCTCACCGCAGAAGACTTTGGCGGCGCAGAGTATGAAGGCTGCAACGAGTATTTGATCTTTACCAAACCAGAAGCCGTTGCCAAAGTGCATCGAGATTTTTTGGCGGCAGGCGCAGACGTGATTGAAACCAATACCTTTGGAGCAACTTCCATTGTTCTGGCAGAGTATAACTTGGCAGACCAAGCTTACGAACTCAACAAAGCTGCAGCCGAACTGGCTAAACAGGTCACAGCAGAATTTTCTACCTCTGAAAAGCCTCGCTTCGTCGCAGGTTCCATTGGACCTACCACCAAGCTACCGACGCTGGGACACATTGACTATGACACCATGAAAACATCCTTCGCTGAGCAGGCAGAAGGGCTGTGGGATGGCGGCGTGGACTTATTCATTGTGGAAACCTGCCAGGACGTATTGCAGATCAAAGCAGCACTAAACGGGATTGAAGACGTATTTGCCAGAAAAGGTGGGCGTCGTCCGTTAATGGTATCCGTAACAATGGAAATCCAGGGCACAATGCTGGTCGGATCCGATGTTGCCGCTATGCTGACGATTCTGGAGCCATATCCGATTGACATTTTGGGATTGAACTGCGCCACCGGACCGGATCGCATGGCAGAACACATTAAATACCTGTCTCAGCATTCCCCCTTCGTCATTTCTTGCATTCCCAATGCTGGAATCCCAGAAAACATTGGTGGTCATGCCCACTACAAACTGACCCCCATAGAACTCCGTATGGCATTAATGCGATTTGTCGAAGATCTGGGTGTGCAGGTGATTGGCGGTTGCTGCGGAACTCGCCCTGATCACATTTATCAATTGGCAGAAATCGCAGAAACCTTGAAACCCAAAGAAAGATTAGTAAGGGGGAGAAGTCAACCATCAGCAATCAGCAGTCAGGAGGGGGTAGAGGTGGATGCGTTGAAGGGTGAGAAAACACAACCCACCCCATCTCCTAATCTCCCCATCCCTCCTAACCCCCGTCCTGCGCTTGGCTACATCCCCTCGGCGGCTTCCATCTACACGACCCAGCCTTACGACCAGGATAATTCGTTTCTGATTGTGGGTGAACGGCTAAATGCCAGTGGTTCCAAGAAGGTGCGGGAACTGCTGAATGCAGAAGATTGGGATGGGCTGGTGGCAGTGGCGCGATCGCAGGTGCGAGAAGGTGCCCATATTCTGGACGTAAACGTGGATTATGTGGGACGAGATGGCGAACGGGATATGCATGAACTCGTATCTCGCCTGGTGACCAATGTCAACTTACCGCTGATGCTGGATTCCACAGAATGGGAAAAGATGGAAGCGGGGTTAAAGGTGGCAGGAGGCAAATGCATCCTCAACTCCACCAACTACGAAGACGGTGAACCCCGGTTCTTGAAAGTGCTGGAACTGGCAAAACGCTACGGTGCTGGGGTGGTAGTTGGCACAATTGATGAAGACGGCATGGCGCGGACTGCCGAGAAGAAGTTTGCGATCGCCCAACGGGCATACCGTCAGGCATTGGAATTTGGCATTCCAGCACACGAGCTATTTTTTGATACCCTAGCGTTGCCTATCTCCACCGGGATCGAGGAAGATCGGGAAAATGGCAAGGCAACGATTGAAGCGATTCGGATGATCCGCGACAACCTGCCTGGTTGTCATATTCTCCTGGGCGTATCCAATATTTCCTTTGGGCTAAGTCCGGCAGCGCGGATTGTGCTGAACTCCATGTTCTTGCATGAAGCAGTGCGGGCAGGCATGGATGGCGCGATCGTCAGCGCAGCAAAAATCCTACCCCTGGCAAAAATCGATCCCCATCATCAGGAAGTCTGCCGTCAATTAATCTACGACCAACGCCAGTTTGAAGGCGATGTGTGCATCTATGACCCGCTCACCCAACTCACCACATTGTTTGAAGGCGTTTCCACCCAAGAAGCCCGCTCTAAAGATTCCCTAACAGCTTTACCTATCGAAGAACGGCTAAAGCGGCACATCATCGATGGCGAACGGATTGGGCTGGAAGAGGCACTCACCGAAGCACTCAAACTCTACAAACCCCTCGATATCATCAATACCTTTTTACTAGATGGGATGAAAGTAGTAGGTGATTTGTTTGGCTCTGGGCAAATGCAGCTTCCCTTTGTGTTGCAATCAGCAGAAACGATGAAAGCAGCAGTTGCTCACCTGGAACCCTTCATGGAAAAGAGCGAAACCAGTAGTTCAAAAGGCGTTTTCCTGATCGCAACGGTTAAGGGAGATGTTCACGACATTGGCAAAAACCTGGTGGATATTATCCTGACAAATAATGGCTATCGGGTCATTAATCTAGGCATCAAGCAACCCGTTGAAAACATCATCGAAGCGTATCAGGAGCACCAGGCAGACTGCATTGCCATGAGCGGTTTGCTGGTGAAGTCTACTGCCTTCATGAAAGAAAACCTGGAAGTCTTCAACGAGCGCGGCATCACCGTTCCCGTCATCTTAGGCGGCGCAGCACTCACCCCTAAATTTGTCTATGAAGACTGCCAGAATACTTACAAAGGTCAGGTAATTTACGGCAAAGATGCCTTTGCTGATTTGCACTTCATGGACAAACTCATGTCTGCTAAAGCTGAAGGGCGGTGGGATGATTTGAAGGGATTTTTGGGAGAAGCGCAGGCAGAAGGTGGAGAAGATACCGAGGACAGGGCAGTTGAGGAAGCTCTTTCTTCCTTACCTTCCCCATTATCTTCATCTTCCCCAACCCCTATCCCCAAAACCCTATTTACTGAAGAAGATACCGTTCGCTCAGAAGCGATCGCGTCCGACATTCCCCGTCCTACGCCACCCTTTTGGGGCACCCGCATTCTCACGAACTCAGAAATTCCCTGGGAAGAAGTTTTCTGGCATCTGGATTTACAGGCATTGATTGCCGGACAGTGGCAGTTCCGCAAACCGCGAGAGCAATCACGAGAGGAATACGACCAGTTTTTAGCTGAGAAAGTATACCCCATCCTGGAACGGTGGAAAGTCCGCATCGTAGAGGACAATCTGCTTGATCCACAGGTGGTTTACGGCTATTTCCCCTGTCAATCAGAAGGAAACTCTGTCCACATCTACGATCCAGTCCTCCTTTCCCACTCCCCCATTCCCCCATCCCCTGACTCCCTGACTCCGCTTGTCACCTGGAAGTTTCCCCGGCAAAAATCCCTACGCCGCTATTGCATTGCCGACTTTTTTGCCTCTAAAGAATCCGGGCACCTGGATGTCTTTCCAATGCAGGCAGTAACCGCTGGGCACAAGGCAACGGAGTACGCCCAAACCTTGTTTAAAGCGGATAACTACACCGACTACCTTTACTTCCACGGGCTATCTGTGCAAATTGCCGAAGCACTGGCAGAGTGGACTCATGCCCGAATTCGGCGGGAACTGGGCTACGGCGATTTAGAACCGGAAAATATTCGGGATATGCTGGCGCAGCGCTATCAGGGGTCACGTTATAGCTTTGGTTATCCTGCGTGTCCCGATATTCAGTGCCAGTACGCGCAGTTGGAACTACTGGGTGCTGATCGCATTGGGATGTATATGGATGAAAGCGAGCAACTTTACCCAGAGCAATCGACCACGGCGATCGTGGCTTATCATCCAGCTGCAAAGTATTTTAGTGCCTAG
- a CDS encoding hypothetical protein (IMG reference gene:2510096687): MVLLVVGEGAGYDGFGHIHVFIHPPIPVMANLKPNRPGTVAFSKAIQIGAILATLAGLVYLTNRDFWNTAIKRIRGNTAMEMNSVSAADSTDKMAMANRQVRSEAKIGINIGGIADWATQWPFVDLFKTSREWIPQREGADWGKGEPLQLTPEGWVASLAPGQFAETIMMIDTPHYPSGKYTLLYEGEGKIVLRNAEIASESPGRMIVDVKADGSGVFLQIRETNPSNPIRNIRFIMPGFEKTYQTQPFHPLFLERLSKFQALRFMDWGGTNNSKVVNWADRTTPSSARQSNNGVALEYMIQLANTLKIDPWFTIPAKASDDYVRQFAAMVRDRVDPSLTIYIEYSNEVWNTIFDQFGYALEQGKARNLGAGDEYLGVLRFYSERSVEVFKIVREVFGANADRRIIRVLSGQAVNPWTGEQILSWKDAYKQADAYAIAPYFDGADLDGDGNSDLNDPKAADKVLSMTPDQAINNILQEIPTEIKSIFDKNYAMATQKFGLPLYAYEGGPHLTAYQFPEDKIEPITNLFAEVNRHPRMREVYRQYLNQWKQSGGGLFNQFVDVAKPSKWGFWGAMEYQNQDPKQAPKYQGLLDFIDANPPR; encoded by the coding sequence ATGGTGCTCTTGGTAGTTGGAGAAGGCGCTGGCTATGATGGGTTCGGGCATATTCATGTTTTCATCCACCCCCCAATCCCCGTTATGGCAAATCTCAAACCTAACCGACCTGGCACCGTCGCCTTCAGCAAAGCAATCCAGATAGGCGCGATTCTCGCCACTTTAGCTGGGCTGGTGTATCTGACCAATCGCGACTTTTGGAACACAGCGATCAAGAGGATTCGGGGAAATACCGCAATGGAAATGAATTCAGTCTCTGCTGCTGACTCAACCGACAAAATGGCTATGGCAAATCGGCAAGTGCGCTCTGAAGCCAAAATTGGTATCAACATTGGAGGCATTGCAGACTGGGCAACGCAGTGGCCCTTTGTGGATCTGTTTAAGACTTCGCGGGAATGGATACCACAACGTGAGGGAGCCGATTGGGGCAAAGGAGAGCCGTTGCAGCTTACACCAGAGGGTTGGGTAGCCTCCCTTGCGCCAGGGCAATTTGCCGAAACCATCATGATGATTGATACGCCCCACTATCCCTCTGGAAAGTACACGTTGCTGTATGAGGGTGAAGGCAAGATTGTTTTGAGGAATGCTGAAATTGCTAGTGAGTCTCCAGGCAGAATGATTGTTGATGTGAAGGCGGATGGCTCTGGTGTGTTTCTGCAAATTCGCGAAACCAATCCTAGCAATCCAATTCGCAATATTCGCTTTATCATGCCAGGGTTTGAAAAGACTTATCAAACCCAGCCTTTCCATCCTCTCTTTTTAGAGCGACTCTCCAAATTCCAGGCATTACGCTTTATGGACTGGGGTGGAACGAATAATTCTAAAGTAGTGAATTGGGCAGACCGCACTACGCCAAGCAGTGCTAGACAGTCGAATAATGGCGTGGCGCTGGAGTACATGATTCAACTGGCAAATACGTTGAAGATTGACCCGTGGTTTACGATTCCAGCGAAAGCATCGGATGATTATGTGCGTCAGTTTGCTGCAATGGTGCGCGATCGCGTTGATCCATCGCTAACCATCTATATCGAATATTCCAATGAAGTCTGGAACACTATTTTTGATCAGTTTGGCTATGCCCTAGAGCAGGGAAAAGCTCGCAATCTGGGTGCTGGAGACGAGTACTTAGGAGTATTGCGATTTTATTCAGAGCGTTCGGTTGAGGTGTTTAAGATTGTACGGGAGGTGTTTGGCGCGAATGCTGATCGCCGGATTATCCGGGTGTTATCAGGGCAGGCTGTAAACCCCTGGACAGGTGAACAAATTCTTAGTTGGAAGGATGCTTATAAACAAGCCGATGCCTATGCGATCGCCCCTTACTTTGATGGAGCAGACCTAGATGGCGATGGGAATAGCGACCTGAATGATCCCAAAGCAGCAGACAAGGTGTTAAGCATGACTCCCGATCAGGCGATCAACAACATTCTGCAAGAAATTCCTACTGAAATTAAGTCGATCTTCGACAAGAACTATGCCATGGCCACTCAAAAATTTGGCTTACCACTGTATGCCTACGAAGGAGGACCGCACCTCACAGCTTACCAATTTCCAGAAGACAAAATTGAACCAATTACTAACCTGTTCGCTGAGGTCAACCGCCATCCCCGCATGCGCGAGGTCTATCGTCAATATCTGAACCAGTGGAAACAAAGTGGTGGTGGATTGTTTAACCAGTTTGTTGATGTGGCGAAACCCAGCAAATGGGGCTTTTGGGGTGCCATGGAATACCAGAACCAAGACCCCAAGCAAGCACCGAAGTATCAGGGCTTACTGGATTTCATTGACGCAAATCCGCCTCGCTAG
- a CDS encoding lysyl-tRNA synthetase (class II) (IMG reference gene:2510096689~PFAM: tRNA synthetases class II (D, K and N); OB-fold nucleic acid binding domain~TIGRFAM: lysyl-tRNA synthetase, eukaryotic and non-spirochete bacterial): MPREQRNQPEPQSTLEEIRATRLEKVEQLKQVGQNPYAYRWETTHHAADLQAKYKDLPNGEEVAIAVSLAGRILAKRVFGKLAFFTLQDETGTVQLYLEKKRIQEHMAAADPEAFDHLKQLTDVGDIIGVNGTIKRTEKGELSIYVNNYTMLTKSLLPLPDKWHGLTDVAKRYRQRYVDLIVNPDVRETFRRRALITASIRRYLDQQGFIEIETPVLQSEAGGAEARPFITYHNTLEMNLYLRIATELHLKRLIVGGFEKVFELGRIFRNEGISTRHNPEFTTIEVYQAYADYYDMMNLTETIITTAAQEVLGTLQITYQGQAIDLTPPWPRITMHEAVQEKIGIDFSQFQTLEEAKAAATEVGLQEVEKCDSIGKLLNEAFEQTVEETLMQPTFILDYPVEISPLAKPHRSKPGLVERFELFIVGRETANSFSELTDPIDQRQRLEAQAARKEAGDLEAHSVDEDFLAALEHGMPPTGGLGIGIDRLVMLLTDSPSIRDVIAFPLLKPESSVI, translated from the coding sequence ATGCCTCGCGAACAACGCAATCAGCCTGAACCTCAAAGTACTCTGGAAGAAATTCGTGCCACCCGATTAGAAAAGGTAGAACAACTCAAGCAGGTTGGGCAAAACCCTTATGCTTACCGTTGGGAAACTACCCACCATGCCGCCGATTTGCAAGCAAAATACAAAGATTTACCGAATGGGGAAGAAGTCGCGATCGCAGTCTCGCTGGCAGGGCGGATTTTGGCAAAGCGAGTCTTTGGCAAACTAGCATTTTTTACACTTCAGGATGAAACGGGGACTGTTCAACTTTACCTGGAGAAAAAACGCATCCAGGAACATATGGCAGCAGCCGACCCGGAGGCGTTTGATCATCTAAAGCAACTCACTGATGTCGGCGATATTATTGGAGTCAACGGCACGATCAAGCGCACGGAAAAAGGCGAACTTTCTATCTACGTCAACAACTACACCATGTTGACTAAATCCTTATTGCCGCTGCCCGACAAATGGCATGGTTTAACCGATGTTGCCAAGCGTTATCGTCAGCGATACGTAGATTTGATTGTTAATCCCGATGTGCGAGAAACCTTTCGTCGTCGTGCCCTGATCACTGCTTCTATCCGGCGTTACCTGGATCAGCAAGGCTTTATTGAAATTGAAACGCCAGTGTTGCAATCGGAAGCGGGAGGAGCCGAAGCCCGCCCTTTCATTACTTACCACAACACGCTGGAAATGAATCTCTACCTGCGGATTGCCACAGAGTTGCATCTCAAACGGCTGATTGTGGGCGGATTTGAGAAGGTGTTTGAACTGGGGCGCATCTTTCGCAATGAAGGCATTTCGACTCGACACAACCCAGAGTTCACCACAATTGAGGTGTACCAGGCATATGCTGACTACTACGACATGATGAACCTGACGGAAACCATCATCACAACTGCAGCCCAAGAGGTGTTGGGCACCTTACAAATTACCTACCAGGGACAAGCGATCGACCTCACCCCTCCTTGGCCCAGAATCACCATGCACGAGGCCGTGCAAGAAAAAATAGGGATTGACTTCAGCCAGTTTCAAACTCTGGAAGAGGCAAAAGCCGCTGCCACAGAAGTGGGGCTACAAGAGGTGGAGAAATGTGACTCCATTGGCAAGTTGCTGAACGAAGCGTTTGAGCAAACTGTAGAAGAAACGCTGATGCAGCCAACCTTTATTCTCGATTACCCAGTTGAGATTTCGCCGCTAGCAAAGCCCCACCGCAGCAAGCCTGGATTGGTGGAGCGGTTTGAACTATTTATTGTGGGGCGGGAAACTGCTAATAGCTTTTCTGAGTTGACCGATCCTATTGACCAACGTCAACGCCTGGAAGCACAAGCTGCTCGTAAAGAAGCTGGAGACCTGGAAGCACATAGCGTGGATGAGGACTTTTTGGCAGCGCTGGAACATGGGATGCCGCCTACAGGAGGGTTGGGCATTGGCATTGATCGCCTCGTGATGCTGCTCACCGATAGCCCTAGCATCCGGGACGTGATTGCGTTTCCGCTGTTGAAGCCGGAGAGTAGTGTTATTTAG
- a CDS encoding precorrin-6y C5,15-methyltransferase (decarboxylating) (IMG reference gene:2510096690~PFAM: Tetrapyrrole (Corrin/Porphyrin) Methylases~TIGRFAM: precorrin-6Y C5,15-methyltransferase (decarboxylating), CbiT subunit; precorrin-6y C5,15-methyltransferase (decarboxylating), CbiE subunit): MQKWLSIVGIGEDGLEGVSPVGRSLLAQATVIIGGERHLALLPTDDRREKRLWTSPITDSVQQLMQQRGQAVCVLASGDPMCYGIGITLSRQIPLAEMTIVPAPSAFSLACARLGWSLTDIETLSLCGRDPALLNAVLYPGARILVLSADKTTPVTVAQQLTQQGYGNSHITVLERMGGPHERIITGTASTWTTTELADLNTLAIHAQSSTLSTPSPLSPHTPGLPDSAYHHDGQLTKQEVRAVTLSTLAPLPGQLLWDVGAGCGSIAIEWLRSDRRCRAIAIEHHPTRLQYIADNATALGVPHLKIVAGEAPSRLQDLPEPDAIFIGGGLTTPDLFETCWQSLRPGGRLVANAVTVESEHLLFQWQSKLGGTLTRIAIQRAEPIGKFLGWKAMAPVTQWAVVKG; encoded by the coding sequence ATGCAAAAGTGGCTATCAATTGTGGGAATTGGCGAAGATGGGCTGGAGGGAGTGAGTCCGGTGGGGCGATCGCTCTTAGCCCAAGCAACCGTCATCATTGGCGGAGAACGCCATCTTGCCCTATTACCCACCGACGATAGACGGGAAAAACGGCTCTGGACTTCTCCAATTACCGACTCAGTACAGCAACTCATGCAGCAGCGAGGACAGGCAGTCTGTGTATTAGCCAGCGGCGATCCAATGTGCTACGGCATTGGCATCACCCTGAGCCGACAGATTCCCCTAGCAGAAATGACCATTGTTCCTGCGCCCTCCGCCTTTAGCCTGGCCTGTGCCCGTTTGGGGTGGTCACTCACCGATATCGAAACCCTCAGCCTCTGCGGACGCGATCCAGCCCTCTTAAACGCCGTACTTTACCCAGGTGCCAGAATCCTTGTCCTCAGCGCCGACAAAACCACCCCCGTAACCGTTGCCCAACAGCTGACCCAACAGGGGTATGGCAACAGTCACATCACCGTTTTAGAACGCATGGGTGGCCCTCACGAACGGATCATCACAGGCACCGCCTCCACCTGGACAACTACCGAACTCGCAGACCTCAACACCCTTGCTATTCATGCCCAATCGTCCACTCTCTCCACCCCATCGCCCCTTTCCCCTCACACGCCCGGCCTGCCCGACTCCGCCTACCACCATGACGGACAACTGACTAAGCAAGAAGTCCGTGCTGTCACCCTATCTACCCTTGCCCCCCTCCCCGGACAACTGCTGTGGGATGTGGGGGCAGGCTGTGGGTCGATCGCGATTGAATGGCTACGCAGCGATCGCCGATGTCGTGCGATCGCCATCGAGCACCATCCCACTCGCCTGCAATATATTGCCGATAATGCAACGGCTTTAGGCGTTCCCCATCTCAAGATCGTGGCTGGCGAAGCCCCAAGCCGTCTCCAAGATCTACCAGAACCAGATGCCATTTTCATTGGCGGTGGACTCACCACACCAGACCTGTTCGAGACGTGCTGGCAATCGCTGCGGCCAGGTGGTCGCCTGGTTGCCAATGCGGTCACCGTCGAGAGTGAACACCTCCTCTTTCAGTGGCAAAGTAAGCTGGGAGGAACCCTAACCCGCATTGCAATTCAGCGGGCAGAACCCATCGGTAAATTCCTGGGCTGGAAAGCAATGGCACCCGTTACCCAGTGGGCTGTAGTGAAGGGATAA
- a CDS encoding assimilatory nitrite reductase (ferredoxin) precursor (IMG reference gene:2510096691~PFAM: Nitrite and sulphite reductase 4Fe-4S domain; Nitrite/Sulfite reductase ferredoxin-like half domain~TIGRFAM: precorrin-3B synthase), whose protein sequence is MPYNPKSQISNRTSQNASLKYAPNERDLLNSLRRTEEDTVTWLLEPNGCPGLFYGTLAQDGFLIRIRTPGGLLNAQQGWAIATLVERWGSVSLQVTNRANLQIRAVHDAPTADIFQTLQTLGLAAQNPTVDHLRNVMTSPTAGIDFQELIDTRPFVQGLDAYIQSHPELVDLPAKFSIGIDGGGTVGIGTRSPKPWEHRYNEIQLAAVIENGAVYFRLALGGDKQLWDTQVAIRPDECVPVVAALATVYCNYVNQFPHRSKKPRMKHLLHDWGIERYLQQVNQHLPRPLGSVSACSSPAPSQPFAHIGVHPQRQSGLSYIGIPLQLGLLTATQLRELVRLSQTFGRHHLRLTPWQTIVLPDILDEQVPEVLQHLSAADLSVSDNQVDAAIVACSGKPGCAGSKTQTQTHAIALASYLKQHLMLTSPVNIHLTGCPKSCAQPSPADITLLGTQLPAPQNADSQGNAAIEGYQVYVNPGQHHLCDVTAAELPLRITQWLNLYQHHRISPNESFGEFAKWFWESGVER, encoded by the coding sequence ATGCCATACAATCCGAAATCTCAAATCTCCAATCGCACGAGTCAGAATGCCAGTCTCAAGTACGCTCCGAATGAGCGTGATCTGCTCAACTCTCTGCGTCGCACGGAGGAGGATACTGTGACTTGGCTGCTTGAACCGAATGGTTGTCCGGGCTTATTTTATGGCACTTTAGCCCAAGACGGGTTTTTGATCCGTATTCGCACCCCTGGTGGGTTACTGAATGCTCAGCAAGGATGGGCGATCGCCACTCTGGTGGAACGGTGGGGGAGTGTATCGCTTCAAGTGACGAACCGAGCCAACTTACAAATTCGTGCCGTTCACGATGCCCCAACTGCCGACATTTTCCAGACCTTACAGACCCTAGGATTAGCTGCCCAAAATCCAACCGTTGATCATCTCCGGAATGTGATGACCAGCCCCACAGCGGGCATTGATTTCCAGGAACTGATCGATACTCGTCCCTTCGTGCAAGGGTTGGATGCTTACATTCAAAGTCATCCAGAACTCGTTGACTTGCCTGCTAAATTCAGCATTGGGATTGATGGGGGAGGTACCGTTGGGATTGGGACGCGATCGCCCAAGCCCTGGGAGCATCGTTATAACGAGATTCAGCTTGCGGCGGTAATCGAGAATGGGGCGGTGTATTTTCGGCTGGCTTTGGGGGGCGATAAACAGTTGTGGGATACACAGGTTGCGATTCGGCCTGATGAATGTGTGCCTGTCGTCGCCGCCTTGGCAACGGTCTACTGCAACTATGTGAATCAGTTTCCCCACCGATCGAAAAAGCCCAGGATGAAGCACCTGTTACACGATTGGGGCATCGAGCGATATCTTCAACAGGTGAATCAGCACCTACCGCGTCCCCTGGGGTCAGTCTCAGCCTGTTCCAGCCCTGCTCCCAGTCAGCCCTTTGCTCATATTGGAGTCCATCCTCAACGGCAATCTGGATTATCCTATATCGGCATTCCACTGCAATTAGGGCTACTGACCGCAACCCAACTGCGGGAATTGGTGCGACTGTCTCAAACGTTTGGCCGTCACCATTTGCGCCTGACTCCCTGGCAAACGATTGTGCTACCAGACATTCTGGATGAACAGGTGCCTGAAGTCTTGCAACACCTCTCGGCAGCAGACTTGTCAGTATCCGACAATCAGGTTGATGCCGCGATCGTCGCGTGTAGCGGCAAACCGGGCTGCGCTGGCTCAAAAACGCAGACTCAAACTCATGCGATCGCCCTTGCCAGTTACCTCAAGCAACACCTGATGCTGACATCTCCTGTCAACATTCATCTCACTGGCTGTCCAAAATCCTGTGCCCAGCCCAGCCCAGCGGACATTACCCTACTGGGAACCCAACTGCCTGCCCCACAGAACGCAGATTCACAGGGCAATGCAGCCATTGAGGGGTATCAGGTCTATGTCAATCCGGGTCAGCATCATCTGTGTGATGTAACGGCGGCTGAACTTCCATTACGGATCACACAATGGTTGAACCTATACCAACATCATCGGATCAGCCCAAACGAATCCTTTGGAGAATTTGCAAAATGGTTTTGGGAGTCAGGTGTGGAGAGATGA